The Megalops cyprinoides isolate fMegCyp1 chromosome 15, fMegCyp1.pri, whole genome shotgun sequence region ATTGTTGGCTGACCTTTATCATCAAAGTGATGCAATTGAAGGGCTGAACATACGTCGTTTTGCTtttagtgtgcatgtgtagtgtGCAAGAAGTGGAGAATAACTTTTAGCTACTTTTAATCCTTGTACTGAAACCCCtttctgtatctgtgtatcactcacacagagcactATGTAATTCTGTGATAATAGTTAATAtcctctctgcctttgtctCCCCTTTCATGCTGGCAGAAAGGAAGTGAGACCAGGTGTACCTATGTTGAAACGGGTGAAGGAAGCATTTAAGAGAGAAGATCTGCATAAGGAGAAAAACCTGAAGAACCGACAGAAGACCTACAAGGAGCAGGAAAAGGAGAGCCGAGAGGCTGCACTGCACAGCTCCAtcagcaatgaaaacaaaggtTTTGCACTGCTGCAGAAGATGGGCTACAAGGCAGGCCAAGGCCTTGGGAAAGAAGGCAAGTCATGCTGAGTCTGTTATTGGATGAAATATAACACCATGTGTTACACGTGGGCTCAAACCATCACTGGattcttttgtcttttccctATTGATAATCATTATGTTATTAACATGTTAGTTGGGCACAGTAAATGTCCAATTAGAAAGCATAAAGAAAAATTGTAACATTGGTGTTTCTTACAGGGGCAGGAAGAGTTGAACCAATTCCTCTGAATATCAAAACAGGTACgttctgctgttgctgttcaaATCTTGAGAGATGGTGCTAAAACTAGTGTTAAGCATTACTGACCAGCTGTGACATGACCATAAGAACTGAACCATCAGAACATTAGAAAAAATAAACGGGATCAttgtcactgattttttttttttacaagatttGTTATTCACTACCAGGTACACTGTAAGACTGACTCATGCTATGAAATTTGACATAAATTTGGGTGCCTTTTAGCTAACTGGGAGACATGTTTTTCAATCATTTAGACAGAGGAGGCATTGGAATGGAGGAAGTCAAGAAGAGAAAGGCTGAGGAGAAGCTTGAGCACTACAGACAAAAAGTGAAGGTTCAAAAGCAGGCTGAGAAGCAGTCGGTTGAGGACTTCAGGTAATGCAAACATACAACATTGTCATGGCTTAAGATGGGTGCTGGTGTCTGGAAATGCTGatctgagtgtttttttcctttcaacaaAGTAACATTTGTCAGAGATTATTAACTTTGAGTGCTACAATGTGGGTTGATGGGCAATTGCCAGTAtagaaaagcaaaaagcatCGGGTTTAGTGGATACAAGTGTGATGTGCATTGAACTCTTGAGTCTGCCTTTATGTGCAAGTAGTGTAATGGATACATAGCCACTGTCGTCTTTGAGGTCCGTTCTGCTGACGTTAATGTGTGATGAGAAGTATCTGAGACTGTTCATATGCTCACCTCAGAACCAGGatgagaacagagagggaggaacgTCAGGCTGAGGGAGACCTCCGGAGAAGCCAACGCGCCTGCGAGCAGCTGGACAGCCAGAGGGTCAGTAATACAAACcgcagcaaaaatattgtaaCAGCCAAACTCTCTAAAGAATCCGgctgttttaaaacagttttggaGTTATTTTCTTGGCCTAAAATATTAAAGCACAAAAGACCACTTACAAAGCTTACTTGGTTTCTCAGCGCTGGCAGGAAGCGTATAACCCACCAGGCTAGTTTACTGATAGAGGATTTATAATTTAGGATATATAGAATCAATTAGAGAAGTATCATAACAAAATTTatctggagacagaggagagaaggacGGTCAGAAAGCAATGAAGAGgttgacaaaaataataaaataatgagacTAAGCCAACTAAATAGGCAGTGTACAGTAAGCAAACTAAACACAGATGCACTGCAGACAGCCTTTACAATGCCATAGGACCCACATGGTATAACtataaccaaaataaaataaaaccacaaaccaCTGCCTCTGTTgccaataacaacaacaacaacaaataaatccTAAAGAGGGGATAAGTTTCAGCCACACAAACAGGAGTGGTATACAGGTACATCAACAAATATACAACAAACCTGCCTCTTCCTTACATTTCTGAATGAGCTCATATGCTCCCAAGCTCATGTAGACAGGCCTTGATGACATCACCTGAATACAAACCACAGGTTCATTACAGACATTCAACTACatgcagtgacattttcagTCCATCCATGATTCTAAAGCAACTGGTCTGGATAATAATAAAAGGATGGCATATTTATAAGAATATGATGGCATTTATATATAGTAATAAAAAGGCATATTTTGGTATGATAATGCAATCTTGCCAGTCTACTTAATTTCagttatgtttctttttattttttcaaaggTCATGTTAGCCAGCTGTATTGTGATGACAGTGATATGGATTTTCACAGCAATTCTCTAAGATGTTTGTTGAAGGCATGTCTATTTTATCATTTCGTTTTACAATCAGGGCATCACTGTTCCAAGGGAGGGCTGGTATTGGCCAGTGACTGAACAGGACAAagaggaggatgatgaagaGGCTGAAGACAATaaagaggaagatgaaggaGAGGAACTTAGTGTGAgtactgtattatttttcatacagatCTATACCCTCTCAGGTACATGCTCTTATGTACAACACATCTGAAGTGGGTACCAGATTCTCTGATGCATTTGTCCTAAAACCTGGCAATAGTGGAAATGGCTGAATCATTTAAATTGCATCTGCCAGCACTAaaattcttttattcttttttttttccccagccaCTGGACAAGTTGCATATTCTGACATCATATTTAAGAGGTGTGCATTTTTACTGCATATGGTGTGGGACCACATACAATGGTGAGTGCTTCATTACTAAGATGTATTGTTTAGCAAAGATGCTCCTCAATGAATATAGCACAGCTGAGGTGTCAcacactctttttttatttctaagaAATTCAGTTATTTGTTGTCCTTTCAGCTTCACGCACATAATGCTATTGCATGTGAGTTCTTTGCATCATCTCTGTAAATGCTGATTTGCACATGTGCTGGCATTTCTACCTTACAGATGAGGAGGATTTGACATCAAACTGTCCTGGTGACACAGCTGCAGACCACGACTGAGCAAGAATTATCACAAACACTTCCTTCAGACGGACGCAGCAGATGCTGCAGAATATCATGGAGAACATGTACCTGGGACTAGAGAAACTTGACTTTTGAAAGTGATGCGGAGACCCTTGTGAATGAAAAGGAGGCATTCACAACTGCAAGAATTCACAATTAACCACTGTCAAAGTTTAATCAActtgtataaaaataaaaattggatTTTCCTTGTGAAAATGGATATCTAAAGGGCAGCACAATGAAGGTTAGCATCTGCAATAAATCCCCATGCTAAGAACAATAATGTCCTGTAAGGGTACAGTAGAGATCAATCTGATGATCTCAACTCTTTGCATATATGGTGTTTGAACCTGTTGTTGTTTCTTCGAGGTTTCTGAAAAGGACACTGGGATGaagttgttgttgctgtgatatcGTGTATGCAGGATATTCAAGCTTGAATATTCTTTCACATATGTACCAgcatttattatgtttttaccATTGAAAAATTCGACtgaaaatggtgtttttgttttatttgtatttgtgttagTGGTTTACTAAAATATTTCTTACTTTTTAGAAATACGTTTAAGAAATGTGTAGATGCACAATGAAAGTAAAAGATTAAGGCGAAGATTGtacattcctttttaaatatgtgtttattcTGGTAAAGGGAGCACGGCCATCCAGACATAATAAAACCTAAGACATATTAGTAAATGATATTGTATCTAAGTATACAGTAAGTATTCAGCACGGTGTAATGGCCTGACACATGCTGGAACGGTGTACTGTTTGTCTGACATGCAGCCTTGTTAGAAGCATATTGTTGTCTTTCTTCATAAAATGCTCTCGCTAAAAGCGTTTGATAGAcgacaaaatataaatgtaatggcCTGCTGATAGTAGGCTATTAGCTCACATGCAATATTGTGGCCCATCCTTGGAGTTTCTAACCGGCAAATCCGAGGCAATTGCCGCTAAATGCGGGTTTGAATATCATTACTATAATTACTTAATATAGGCAAATGGCGTTTAACGAACGGTGCCgacaaatgtgattttaatggTTTTGAGATGttcaaaatgtcacatattAACAGTCTTTATCAGCGCACGCACCCATGCTACAGTATGTGATCCTGGATTCTCCTGTTTTACCGGCAACCGGCACAGTCGCCATCTTTGGTGATGACGTCTTCAATGGGAAATAGAAACTTTGCTCTGCAAAGCGAAAGTAAATTCACTGTGCGACTTCAGGGTCGTGTACAACTGTGTGTGCAAGAGGTACCAGTTCGGAGCAGTAGCCTACCACGGTACGTACAACAATGACTTCCAAATATGATTAATTCTTTTCGGCGTTCATATCTTTAATGTTCATGCGTTTTGGTGTTCACAACACTGCgcatttctgttgtttgtggTGACCACTATAATGATTTTACGTGCGCGGGGCCAATTGTAATAAGTGCACAAGAATATCACCCATTTTCACTGGCTAGATTGAGATGAATATGATTGACGCTGTCCAGtagtaattaaatattttactgtaatccATAAAGCTGTCAATGGTACAGTATGCATTGTGCACTtgtactcatacacacaccagtGCCATCTTATTTGTGCACTGTATTGGCATAACGATCACATGGATCACAGGATCCAGTTACCAAAGCTAGTAATTCAGAATGacatgaaatatacaaatggaaaaaatacaaatgaaataccAAGTAGTACAATGACTAACATAAAAGCCTGTGGTTTACTGTAGAGaccaaaggtgtgtgtgtacagaaagacattttgagCAGCCAGATTGCTGCACAACAGCAATCCTCGAAGATGGGCAATTTAtctatatctgtgtgtgtgtgtgcgtgtgtatagtGATAGGTGTGTCTTACTTCCCTTTGTAATGAGGCAGTCTATAATTGCAGTGTGctgtttcacagtgcagtgacaaTAGTACATTTCTGCAAGGTCCTAACAACCCTAATCACCACAGTACATACgtgtgtgcatttcattaaCAGGATGAGTAGGCTATGGATATGCAAAATTATGTTCCCAGGCTAAATGAATATGCACAGAAAGCACGCTTGAATTTGAGATATGAGGACGTCGGTACAGAAGGGCCAGACCACTGTCGGACGTAAGTTAAGACACTGAGCAATTCTTAATGTGCACTGAAGAAGTATTTTAAAAGAACACTTACACAATAAACGGCATGTTAATCACTTAGAgccattctttttcatttctagATTCACTATGAGAGTTGTTATGAATAATCAGGTCTATCCTGATGGAGTTGGACGGAACAAGAAAGAGGCTAAACAGAATGCGGCAAAAAATGCCTTGGAAGCCTTAATGGAAGAATCGGTCCAGCAGAATGATTCCGTAAGCAAGACCGTCAGATGGGGTTGATCTTGTGAACTAGATGCCTTTACATACACTGCTGTGGAGAGGTCTTGGACATGAAACATTGTTAAATCACGCATAAGGAaattaaaactttgtttttgcatgcatttggtTTTTGCACATCCTTTTGGTGTTTTTTACAGTTACGTCACCTAGGTCTTCTTAGTGCTACAAATCCTGATCACAACACTGTGGATGGATTGCCTAGGACATCTTAAACCAGCTCTTTTGTCAGTTCAATGCTTGTCTCATTTCTCTAACTAAAAATACTGCCTCTGagtgttgttcatttttagacAGGTTTTTGGATGTTTGAATCTTGCAGGCTATTCCActcattgttttcattcttaTGCAATAACACTATTCTGTGGcaaatttttcattcatatgaGGAGACACATACATCCATGTATTGTAACTCCTGAATGTGTCCGGTCTTTTGCACAGGGGTGTATATAATCAACCAATACATGAAAAGTATTGGTAAAAAAGTGGAGGTAAACCTACTGTAGTAATGTACGGAGAATAGTTCTTTGTTTCGGTGTTCTGTTTGGGCACATGAGTAGAATTTCTTCAGTGAGTTCCAAAAACATGCCACCTGTACTCATATCAGTCACAGCTGACAACACTTCTGAGGCAGAATGTATTAGTTTAATTTACTGAGGAAAAGTATGTGCATTGTTTGGTTTGTATAATGATATTCAACATGCTTTCGTGCAGGTGACCAGTCCACGTGAATGTCCATCGCCACTTTCCTTTGGAAGACCTATCACACAAGCCAACTATGTTTGCTGGCTCAATGAGTACTCCCATAAGATGAGGCTGTCTATAAAGCCTATAGAGTCTGCAAGAATGGGCCCAGGCAATACCACACAGTAAGACTCCAGCCATTAACATAACAGGGATTACACTTGTTTGCTAAGGTCAAACAATAATTGTTGACACCTTTCTTTGACTTAAATGTGATGAAGAATGCAGAGACATCAATATTCTGGCTATTGCTGTAAAATTGAATGCAATGTGTCGTTGCTATAATGACTAATGATTCTTAATTCTTTCTATAAGGTGCTGCAGCTATGTTGTTGGAGAAAAGCAATTCCCAGAGGCCTTTGGGAAAACTAAAAAAGAGGCCAAGGAGGAGGCAGCAAAGATTGTGTATCAGGAGCTATGCCGAGAGCAAACCACAGATGTAAGACAatcattaaatacatacattacaaacaaacagcacaaggTTGGGTGGGTGAGGTTTATAGCATTATAAATTGTTTCTTAGatattgctctgttttttgaAGGGGATAGATGAAAACCACAATGAGGGTACACCTGTAAAAAACATGATGAGTTCAAGTGTTTCTCCTCTCTGGTAGGTGAATCAGTTGTCCACTCATTTTCATAGGTTTGTGATGGAATTAATCAACTTTGAAGTTCACAGTAGTTTGATATTTCACCACAGATTCCCACAGATCCCCAAAGATCTGGATAGCAGTATGAATGGAATACTTATATACATGCCAACATTTTTActtgttattttgtttatttctctttatcCAGTGAAAACTTTGATAATCTTACTTTGACGTCAACAATGGAACTATCATCTATTAAGCAGGAGACAAACTATATTGGAAATCTGAATACCCACTGCCAGAAAACAAAACTAGTACATGACTATAAATTGGTGGAAAAGAGAGGACAGGCTCACAATCCTGTGTAAGTATTCATAAATGAGATAAAACTACTCTTTAACTCCTTAAGGCAGTTCTGCAAATGTACATTCATCAAGGACCTAGTTTAGGACAAGCCTAGATATGTATACAGATTAGGGGCTACAGTACCTATTCTATATAAATAACAATTTTGACCTTTCC contains the following coding sequences:
- the gpatch11 gene encoding G patch domain-containing protein 11, with product MADDEDDYMSDAFLEQTKEVRPGVPMLKRVKEAFKREDLHKEKNLKNRQKTYKEQEKESREAALHSSISNENKGFALLQKMGYKAGQGLGKEGAGRVEPIPLNIKTDRGGIGMEEVKKRKAEEKLEHYRQKVKVQKQAEKQSVEDFRTRMRTEREERQAEGDLRRSQRACEQLDSQRGITVPREGWYWPVTEQDKEEDDEEAEDNKEEDEGEELSPLDKLHILTSYLRGVHFYCIWCGTTYNDEEDLTSNCPGDTAADHD